A stretch of DNA from Misgurnus anguillicaudatus chromosome 15, ASM2758022v2, whole genome shotgun sequence:
CCTAACTGCCGATAACCGATAAATTAACCGATAGTTTTTGACCATTTACTGAATTCAAAACACAACACTCATTCACTGAAATTAAACATACTTTATTACAAAACCAACAAATAAAGTAGGCCAATTAAAATAATACTAAACCCAAGTAACACACTAAAGAACAATAAAAACagattcaaaatatgtaaacagTATAACATTAACTATTgtaaaaaaagttacaaaataaATACAGCATTGGCTGAAAATGCCTGGtataaatttttaaataaaatatatttatatattaaatataaaacttaaaataagaataacaaGACTGAACTAAAGTTCACAAAGATCACTTATTCAAAGAACATCAAacagatataaaataaaatgtcaaaaagtCTAGGAAAAGTTTGTTTTGGCATGTGCGTTTTAATACTCAAACTTCAGACTTTTTAAATTATAGTGCAAAAAGCACAGTTGCTGAGCATGATGTCCAGTCAGTCGGCTTCTCCTGGAGTCATAAATTATGCCCACCTCACTGAACACTCTTTCACTTGGCACAGTGGATGGTGGGGGGCACAGGAATTTCTTGGCCATTGGTGCAAGTGTTTTAAACCGCACTTCATTTTTCTGCCACCACTGCAGAGGATTGTCACCACGTTCAATGACAGGCTCCAACAAATAGCATTCAAGCTCACTTTCAAAGCTGTACAGCCCCTTAGAAATAGCTGTGGCTCCAAGGACCTTGGCATACAGTGTGTCCAGTAAGGTGGACTGATGCATTTTCTGCTTCTTTGCCTCAGGATCTGATTCTGAACCCTCATCCCCTTCAGGTGTTTCTGCAGTAGAGCTCGGACGTTCTTCTCTGGGTGCACCATGCTCTTCAGCTTCCTGCTGTAGCCACAGTTTTGCATTTTGCAGTGTTATTTCTGAGGCAAAGGCATGGCCCTTGTATCGAGGATCAAGGAGAGTTGCTAGGACCAAACATTTTGTTTCCTCTGCCTTAGAGAATCGCTTTGACAGGCTGTCTAGCATTGTCTTGCGTAATGTTTTAATCCCCCCCGTGTATGGACCCTCTGCTTGCAGCATCAGCTTTAAAACAGATACACTGGGGATAATGCATGCTGCTGATGACTCAGAATGGCTCATCTCCAATGTGATCTCTTCTAAAGGAGTCAGCGTGTCAATCAAGTTACAGACAATGTCCCACTGTGAAGCAGATAAGCAGGAGATATGGCCGTGTTCACCAGCATAAACGTTCAGTGCCCGTCTCTGTTCGTACATTCTCTGCAGCATGTGAAGTGTTGAGTTCCACCGAGTTTGAACTGCCTGGATGATGGTGTGCACTGGAAGGCCCAGCTCCTCCTGAATGGTCTTTAGCCTCTGTTTGGCCAGTACAGAGTGCCCAAAGTGAGTTgcacagtttttcaaaataccAATAATATCCAGGACAGCTCTCTGACTAGATAGACCATCATTGATAATGAGCTGAAGGGTGTGAGCAGTGCAGCTTACATGAGGTAGTTCAGCTAGAGTCATTCCTTTTACCATGTTTGCTCCTCCATCTCTTAGGACAAGAACTACACGCTCTGGTGCAATATCCCAATCTTCTaacattttgaggaatgtttctTGGATATAACTGCCTGTGTGTGATCCAGTCATTGGCTTGACATTGAGCATCACTTGCATTCTGGACCAGTCTTCAGAAATGAAATGGCCAGTTAGGCTCATCAGGGATTCGGTGGTACCAGACCAGCAATCAGTTGTAAAGGCCATGAAAGGGGCTTTGTCCTGTTTCACTAGACTTTTTACTTTGGTCAAAACTCTGGAATACGTTTCATCCAGCATTTTTGTTCTGTAGAATTTTTCATCTTTAATCCTGTACCTTGGTTCCATAAGGGTCACAAGCCTTTTAAATCCGATGTCTGACACCACTGAAAATGGTTGGTTGTCAACAGCAATCATTTCTGTGACAGCTGCATCAATCCTGACAGACCTTGGATCTGTATTCTTCCATtctgtttttttgtcaaaaagttGGGATACTGAGGGTTGAGAAGGGTCTTTTgtgtcttttttctttttagctTCTTCACTGGCTTCTGGATGGACATGCTTAAGGTGACTCCACAGGTTGGTGGTATTTTTACCTGAAGATGTAGCTGAGCCCATGCTGATTATTTTGTCACAGATATTACACTGTGCCTTTCCTGGTGACACTTCAACAAAATACTCCCACACTGGTACTTTCCTCAAAGCCTTTGCcatctaaaaacattaaaaataggaGTTAAAATATTACAGGTAAAAGTAAATAAtcaaaagtttaaaatgttaaaaaataaaaacagtaatataatgcacttatttaaaatttaataaCTATATACAGGAATACTTTAACCATGTCATCACTCTAataatgaatgtgttaaaacaacacatgttgagtctagttaaggacaacatatttaatgtgttgtccttaactagacacatctgtgttatttttggaacaacacactttgtgttgttttaacacatcttgtattgtccctttaatttatttgaacaaaaaatcaacacaaaatgacacaatgtgttaaaataacacataatgtgttaaataggataacacaaatcacctttttttagagtgtacaaacGAGcggtttaaactttttttacagagcgcgttttttaattttcatcggGCATGATGTTACCATCAGAAGTTTATCATTTACAGCATGCTATATCTGACTATACTGCGCTGTGTACAGCGATCATAAAACCTCGCAAGATCAGACTGACTTAGGAACTTGCGCTGTGTGAAAAGGACAAGCAGTTCGTGCAGGCCCATCTGACTTTGTGTAAAGAAACCGCATATCTGACTGTGCAGCTCGATCGCACTGTCGAGTCATGTGATTTCTTATAATGCCTTAAGACCACATTAATCTAatcaaaataacaaattgtGTATTTCaatgatgataaaaataatCGGAGACCAAACCTTAACTGTTTGTACTTTTCTCTCGGCTGCATGAATGCTAAACGCCATTCTCTAATCTGACGctttaaatattgatattatAGGCTATGACACGttaaaaatgtgaaatgtgGTATTAACTAAGGGCAGGCAAAACGCAGCAACAATCAAGACATGTATacattgttttgtatttgtgtgttgttGGGTTTTTTACGCTTAAGGTAGCCTATTAAAGTTAGCATCCTCTCAGCCTTATTGGGAAACATACAAGTTACAAACAATGCAGCATCTAATCTATTTCTTACTTGTACGggtatataatttttattagaTAATATGACAACGTGAACTGTAGTGTAGTGTACCTTTTCACTTGGTTTTATTCTTTCATCCACCTGCGATGTATCCTCTGTTCGGCAAATCACTGGATCCCTGCGGTGTGTAGGTTCACGTCACATGTCCAAACAACCACCACGAGGCATTAAAGGTTTAGTTTTCACCAGTAGAGGGCGATCTACCACTTTATAATGCAGAGCAGTATCAGAGCTTCCCCACTGTCTTCTGTGTTGCTTATGCAACAAACACAACCGTAAAAAACTATCGGTCAGAATTTTTGCCGATGAACGATTGTTATTGTTATCGTTATCGGCGCCGATTCATCGGCAAATCCGAtgaatcggtcgacctctagaaAATATGAAGAAAGTTTACATGCTTGAACAATGAATGAAGACTCAAAATTGTTTGGACACAAAGTATTTTTGATAAAAGTCAAGTCTAGAAACAActacatttttaaatcaaagtGCAATATTGTTCAACCATTCAGGATCACTTTACTGAAATCTTTCAAACTTTTGATCTGAGGGCATGTGTCTGAATTAGTTATGTGGAAGAACAACATATTCATTTCTTCATTTACAATACAAAACAAAGTATTTATTTTTCGAAATGCATGatttagacaaaacaataaagacaaagcagccaataagatcCCAGATTAGAAGGGATCGCCTTCAATACTGTTTAAAAGCATCCCAGGGTgaaaccttaaagggacactccacttttttaataatatgCTCATtatccagctcccctagagttaaacatttgatttttaccattttggaatctattcattggatctccgggtctggtgctaccacttttagcgtagtttagcataatccattgaatctaattagaccattagcatcgcgctaaaaaataaccaaagagttttgatacttttcctatttaaaacttaactcttctgCAGTTACATCGTACCGAGCCTCTAAGGTGACATtgcagtaaaaaaatctaaagtttcacgtgcgcacgcgatagtttcaggtgcgcacgtgaaactaaactttatttaatttttgctccatgtcaccttaggggctccgtaacattgtgtactaagactgacagaaaattaaaacttgcgattttctaggcagatatggctaggaactatattctcattctggcgtaataatcaaggactttgctgccgtaacatgtctgcagcaggcgtagtgatatttcacactgcccgaaaatagtctcctgccattgaaagtaaccaaggggactattttcgggcagtgcgcggcactacgcctgctgcagccatgttacagaatcaaagtccttgattattatgccagaattaGAGTATATTTCCTAGCATATCTTccaagaaaatcgcaacttttaattttccgtcggtcttagtacacgatgtaactacaaaagagtcaagttttaaatgggaaaaatgtggaaactctttggttactttttagcgcgatgctaatggtcttatcggattaaatggattatgctaagctatgttaaaagcggtagcgccagacctggagatcaactgaatggaatccaaaacggtaaaaatcaaatgtttaactctaggaggagctggaaaatgagcatattttcaaaataaagtggagtgtccctttgaGGAGTTGCTTGATAAGTCTATCAAATTTATTCAGAATTTTGTTTAGACCTACATAATTTCAGTTATAGTCGTCAATTTCTTTTTCCGCCAGTGGGTGCTAAGCACAACGTCATGCAATGTTTCGGTTGCTTACCAATAGCAGGGGCTATGGGAGCGCCCAAGCATTTTGAAAAGAATTGCATCTGGTTTTAGACGTGAAATGTGAAGCATCGCTTATTCATCAAAGCATTGTAGATATTACAACTCCCGATATCCCCCAATCGGAGAGGCTATTGAAtttcaaaagcatttttatttaaattatctGAGCATATCTGGCGTTTTGGGGGGCACTGCCATTTCCTCGAGCCCCGGAGCACCCGCGGGATCAGCGCCTGTGATTCCAGTACTTACAACTGTGTTATTCCATAGTTTTGATAATTTTTCTATTATtctaaaatgtggaaaaatgtaataaaataagtAAGATACCCTTAGAGAAATGAAGAAACTGACTCAGCTGGCTTGGACACTTTGGCACCACAAAGCTATCCGTGTATGTAGAATATTTTATTAAGTGCCAAGTTCAATTACGAACAAGCAAGCGTAAAATAACAAAAGACAGCGAGATAAAACCGTCATTGTATTTTTAGTCACAAAGACCACAGCACGTACAGTATATCTTTCGGAAGAACAGTCAAATAAAAGGAACACACCAGTGAATAACGTATTCCCTTGGGACATCCCTCAGTTTATTTCTCCAGAATATGATCgtgttaaaaatgacaataaaaacaGACTGCTATTTCACTTAAGCTTACTTAAGAGGTCAGGACCCCTGATGTTCCTTACATGCAAAATGAGGTCTGTTTTACAAATTTACTTGAAGTTTGACAGTTAAGAGGCTGAATGTCACCGGATAGCTATTAAACCTAATCCCATCTATTGTTAGCTTTCTGTAACTGTTCATGTGATGTTTAACATCTGCTTACAGTATAACTACTAAGCTTACAGTCGTTACGTATCATTTTAAATTAGGCATTGATGTTGACGTGAAATTTCAAGGGAATGCATCAGTCTGGATTAATGATGTGTTGGTATAATATGACATCGTTCTGCTTTTCTTCTGATTAATTCCTCGGTGTATTATGAAATCAGCCAGGTAAAGGAATTGTATATGGATGCACCTTTAAAGTCCTCGATAGAGCTCAATGTACACTATAGTGTATGTGGACAGTGATGTGCAGCTGTCATGTGTTGACAGTATTACCAGGACATTACTCCAGCCTCCCCTCCAGCTAGATCAGGTGTCTGCTCCTCAGGATGTGGTGAGACAATTCATCCTGAGATTGATTCACTTCCTATTGAATTGCTCGCCAAACCTGACGTGTAATTTAAGCTTTCCTTGTGACTCATACTGCTTTGCGTTGCTTTACTTCAAAAGACGAGGCTATATTTTCAGGTTGTCCCTATAGCTAACATAAGCTGTGGATATTAACTTTCTATTGGAACAAATGTGTTTCAatggaaaaaaaactatattactGCAACAATAATTGTCCAGGCACTGTAAAAAGTGGGCAAAGACCCCCACAAAATCATGCTAAATAAATGTGCCGTTCTTTAAATATGTTGTAAACGTTTTGGCTTTTGTTCAAATCAATTTCAGCAAATAAAAAGGGAAAGCTAATGAATGCAATCTCTTTAACCGCTAAGTGTGTTGTGTTCATTTGAGCCGAAGGCATTTACACTAGAGGAAAGTCGAATAATGCATGTCGATGAACATCGCCCGAGGCTGCCGTTTTTAACTCAAGGCCATCCTAGATTACCACAGGGAGATCTCTACTTTAGCATATTGAAAACACTCTAAGCTAAACAATAAAAATCGATGAAGCATTGTGCAAAATAAGAGATTAGTATTAAAGATCATCAGTTAAGGCGGAACTGTGATTGCTGTAGCAAAAATAATCATCAACACAGCATGTTTCCTGCTTAAAGACCCAAATATATTCACGTGTTAAAGTGTTTTATCAGAACAGTCGGCTTCTCTTGTTCTCAACCTTTAATCAGCATGAAACAGTCTTTGATATTTGCTCTGTAATCAtacaaaatgcatgtttaaagttcacttaaaaatgaaaattctgtcatcatttactaactCTCATCTTGTTACAAACCAAACAATCCCTTTCAAAATATGaatactttattaaattatGTATAGAAACAATTTAAGCTTCCGACTGCACATGCACCGGCCACCCACTCTGTTCACCGTCTCTCTCAAGTTGAATCTGATTCACGCACAATTGGACAGCAGTTCAGTTTgaatgtttgatttattttaacatggcACGAAACGGCGTTGTATTCCTTGATGTGCACAAAATTCCTAAAAAATAAAGAATCTTTGAAGGCCATCACGGTCCTGAACCAGTCCAATGTTCCATCGTCATGCTTTTCATTTTCCACCCTCAAACTTCTTTTCTCTTCCTTTGCCAGATCTCACCTCCATGCCAAACTAAACTCCAAAATGCTacacaaagaaagaaaatggtAACCCAGGTAACGACACCCTTCAAAGgctatgcattttttaaaaacctcTCATCTCTATTCAGAGTGTGGACCCGGGGGTGTGAGCATGCATTGCTCTTTGATCTCTCTAGGCTTTTTCCCTTTGATAACTGTCTTACAAGCTCACAGAGAAACCATGACACTCTCATTGATTTAGCCTGTATGCACTACTGGACTATAACCTTACCTTTACATTCACCAAAATGATTCATCATTATACACCCAATTCAAAACAATGAATAACAATCCACATCTTAGGCCCTGTTtatattagagcatttgcgttttaaaacggaattttaaaatgaaaacgatcctcgtttatactggcattttaaaaagaatctgcaTCCACACTATATaccaccataaacgcatgaaacatgaccaatcacgtaactgggcatgcgcataaaagtgtaaaataacttattactctaataatagcttacctttgcgcatttatgcagcctaggggtgtgcgatattgacaaaaattcatacctgggtcctttgctggcaactacaacagacactttttttgaacctataaaaatgtgtttggaaagtcttatactgttctagctcccccctaaaaaatattaatatgataaataggttaattttgattttataactaaacagaaaggtctttatgatttaaaaagaaagcattcaagtgaacagtactaaacgaacttgaagcaaaaataaatgtcagcaaatgcaaacttcaatcaaacatagtaagaggtgaagtatagctttagcctacagaa
This window harbors:
- the LOC129447397 gene encoding zinc finger BED domain-containing protein 4-like, which translates into the protein MAKALRKVPVWEYFVEVSPGKAQCNICDKIISMGSATSSGKNTTNLWSHLKHVHPEASEEAKKKKDTKDPSQPSVSQLFDKKTEWKNTDPRSVRIDAAVTEMIAVDNQPFSVVSDIGFKRLVTLMEPRYRIKDEKFYRTKMLDETYSRVLTKVKSLVKQDKAPFMAFTTDCWSGTTESLMSLTGHFISEDWSRMQVMLNVKPMTGSHTGSYIQETFLKMLEDWDIAPERVVLVLRDGGANMVKGMTLAELPHVSCTAHTLQLIINDGLSSQRAVLDIIGILKNCATHFGHSVLAKQRLKTIQEELGLPVHTIIQAVQTRWNSTLHMLQRMYEQRRALNVYAGEHGHISCLSASQWDIVCNLIDTLTPLEEITLEMSHSESSAACIIPSVSVLKLMLQAEGPYTGGIKTLRKTMLDSLSKRFSKAEETKCLVLATLLDPRYKGHAFASEITLQNAKLWLQQEAEEHGAPREERPSSTAETPEGDEGSESDPEAKKQKMHQSTLLDTLYAKVLGATAISKGLYSFESELECYLLEPVIERGDNPLQWWQKNEVRFKTLAPMAKKFLCPPPSTVPSERVFSEVGIIYDSRRSRLTGHHAQQLCFLHYNLKSLKFEY